A genome region from Chrysiogenia bacterium includes the following:
- a CDS encoding ferritin-like domain-containing protein, whose product MVAIPQNPEFSPYDRKNLTAMDEWPKLASSMKGSKKQFWNDDDIFEEILAKHGGKINATLEEKKAIAGLMSIIYYGEIVAMHTSAHLIGMVPDLPAQFVLAFQTMEEAKHITSMGKYLRALEIDLPEINPWAKKLLDGLRLERDPAAKLVGMNLIVENVAHSLFTTVMENFDEPVLQELLHYIDLDEVKHVALARNYLPRLLKNIGPVRRAQIYAKQAYWNYVMFRAQEQIMKDTAGLMIDWNAQMKRDMKDMRNMFKELPVEAQRISLFKPPSKELTDKIADWLLPPEKFAEARERSAFRKRAQEAAPAQA is encoded by the coding sequence ATGGTAGCCATCCCCCAGAATCCCGAATTCAGCCCCTATGACCGCAAGAACCTGACGGCCATGGATGAGTGGCCCAAACTTGCCAGCTCGATGAAGGGCTCCAAGAAACAGTTCTGGAACGACGACGACATTTTCGAGGAAATCCTCGCCAAGCACGGCGGGAAGATCAACGCCACCCTTGAAGAGAAGAAGGCAATCGCCGGCCTGATGAGCATCATCTACTACGGCGAGATCGTGGCCATGCACACCTCGGCGCATCTCATCGGCATGGTGCCCGATCTTCCGGCGCAGTTCGTGCTCGCCTTCCAGACCATGGAAGAGGCCAAGCACATCACCAGCATGGGCAAGTACCTGCGCGCCCTGGAGATCGACCTTCCCGAGATCAATCCCTGGGCAAAGAAGCTGCTCGACGGGCTGCGCCTGGAGCGAGACCCGGCCGCCAAGCTCGTGGGCATGAACCTCATCGTCGAGAACGTGGCTCACTCGCTCTTCACCACGGTGATGGAGAACTTCGACGAGCCGGTGCTGCAGGAACTTCTGCACTACATCGACCTCGACGAGGTCAAGCACGTGGCGCTGGCGCGCAATTACCTGCCGCGCCTGCTCAAGAACATCGGCCCGGTTCGCCGTGCCCAGATCTACGCCAAGCAGGCCTACTGGAACTACGTCATGTTCCGCGCGCAGGAACAGATAATGAAGGACACCGCCGGTCTGATGATCGACTGGAACGCCCAGATGAAGCGCGACATGAAGGACATGCGCAACATGTTCAAGGAGCTTCCCGTGGAGGCCCAGCGCATCTCGCTGTTCAAGCCGCCGAGCAAGGAGCTCACCGACAAGATTGCCGACTGGCTGCTGCCTCCCGAGAAGTTCGCCGAGGCGCGTGAGCGCTCGGCCTTCCGCAAGCGGGCCCAGGAAGCCGCGCCGGCACAGGCCTGA